In Amaranthus tricolor cultivar Red isolate AtriRed21 chromosome 5, ASM2621246v1, whole genome shotgun sequence, a genomic segment contains:
- the LOC130812571 gene encoding peroxidase 57-like, which translates to MRITLLFDTFFLGLIVTTLVGHCYGHGGLKFGYYKGKCGKHDVEKLIYNVVKEKIAHDPDVVSDLVRMSFHDCFVRGCDASVLLEGKNTELTARPNKGLGGIKLVSAIKDVVEKVCPGVISCTDIIVLGARDAIFLAGGKWYEVETGRRDGRVSLASEAEAILPPPGIPIHKAIELFAKKGLNKEDFVILMGGHTVGTAHCPTFKERLHNFRNTNKADPTMAPTLLHLLKKTCPLNSVSDKEAYLDQTPGSHFKIDNAYYKQILVHKGVLEVDQNLALSPLTRGDVKGLAYYPHDFFNKFGPAMVKMSKIGVLTGSHGEIRKKCGYVN; encoded by the exons ATGAGAATAACTTTGTTATTCGACACATTCTTCCTTGGGCTAATTGTAACAACCCTTGTTGGCCATTGTTATGGGCATGGAGGGCTGAAATTTGGGTACTACAAAGGCAAGTGTGGGAAACATGATGTTGAGAAACTCATTTATAATGTAGTTAAGGAGAAGATTGCGCATGATCCTGATGTTGTGTCTGATCTTGTTCGTATGTCATTCCATGACTGTTTTGTTAGG GGTTGTGATGCTTCCGTTTTACTTGAGGGCAAAAATACAGAGCTAACAGCACGACCAAATAAAGGTTTAGGAGGAATTAAGCTCGTAAGTGCTATTAAAGATGTTGTTGAAAAAGTTTGTCCAGGAGTTATTTCATGTACGGATATCATTGTTTTAGGTGCTCGAGATGCCATTTTCTTG GCTGGTGGGAAATGGTATGAAGTAGAAACAGGAAGAAGAGATGGACGTGTTTCACTCGCAAGTGAAGCAGAAGCTATCCTCCCTCCACCAGGAATTCCGATACATAAAGCTATTGAATTGTTTGCTAAGAAAGGGTTAAACAAGGAAGATTTTGTTATTCTTATGg GTGGACATACAGTTGGAACTGCACATTGTCCCACGTTTAAGGAACGTCTACATAACTTTCGAAACACAAACAAAGCCGATCCAACCATGGCTCCCACTCTCCTCCATCTCTTGAAGAAAACATGTCCTCTTAATAGTGTATCCGACAAGGAAGCATACCTTGATCAAACTCCAGGGAGTCACTTCAAGATTGATAATGCCTACTACAAACAAATACTTGTACACAAAGGAGTTTTAGAGGTTGATCAAAATTTAGCATTAAGTCCTTTGACAAGAGGGGATGTTAAGGGACTAGCTTACTATCCTCAtgacttttttaataaatttggtCCAGCTATGGTTAAAATGTCCAAAATTGGAGTCCTTACGGGCAGTCATGGAGAGATTAGAAAAAAgtgtggttatgttaattaa